A section of the Cherax quadricarinatus isolate ZL_2023a chromosome 97, ASM3850222v1, whole genome shotgun sequence genome encodes:
- the LOC128704978 gene encoding uncharacterized protein, with amino-acid sequence MGLVELVDRLLRKRPVTFFGRDDQYLLRNKSRGKGGFEKIGSDQEILPLCLRDYLSYDEMKLSALLSVSSQSFFVNNGSRTNKGIPGNPGSFQEEGVIVGIVGARLKKKGYMEWQDCIVSEDQNTVQHGYGSVEGAPRLQHLWSHMWKVTLPEWKTVSGQDENILKFSKQNYLNIPVYKARMQLAAETLLAEAKSQAMSAGLKAYIHVVGLGLGVWRACHQQDDIFVDAWGAALHCFDTSHIAHVDFSWIDVNSCRGVCDGELFPGTNVMLHFSKRSLHDPVPPGTLLVTSYAWDGNSLPGNEFWIGKLASTGDGAAACSTGVTELHNTHINANVCGNNLHVAGPWGVMHVGEYCSRALSRMH; translated from the coding sequence ATGGGTTTGGTAGAACTGGTGGATCGTCTGCTACGTAAGAGACCCGTCACTTTCTTCGGTCGAGATGACCAATACCTCCTACGTAACAAGTCTcgaggtaaaggaggctttgagaAGATTGGCTCAGACCAGGAAATACTTCCACTGTGTCTAAGGGATTATCTCAGCTATGACGAAATGAAACTCTCTGCTTTGCTGTCTGTGTCGTCTCAATCATTCTTTGTCAATAATGGAAGCCGTACGAATAAGGGGATTCCAGGAAATCCTGGTAGTTTCCAGGAAGAAGGTGTTATTGTTGGAATAGTTGGTGCCAGGTTAAAGAAGAAGGGCTACATGGAGTGGCAAGACTGTATAGTAAGCGAGGACCAGAATACTGTGCAACATGGTTACGGGAGTGTGGAAGGAGCACCTCGGCTACAGCACCTATGGTCACATATGTGGAAAGTAACCCTGCCCGAATGGAAGACTGTTTCAGGACAGGATGAAAATATCTTAAAATTTAGCAAGCAGAACTACCTCAACATCCCTGTGTACAAGGCGCGCATGCAGCTTGCTGCGGAGACTCTCTTGGCTGAGGCCAAGTCTCAAGCCATGTCAGCAGGTCTAAAGGCTTACATCCACGTTGTTGGTCTTGGTTTGGGTGTATGGCGTGCATGTCACCAGCAAGACGACATATTTGTTGACGCTTGGGGAGCAGCTCTCCATTGTTTTGACACCTCACACATTGCGCATGTCGATTTCAGCTGGATTGATGTTAACTCGTGTCGTGGTGTATGCGACGGAGAGCTTTTTCCAGGAACTAACGTCATGTTACACTTCTCTAAACGATCGCTGCATGACCCTGTGCCCCCGGGGACCTTGCTGGTCACCAGCTATGCTTGGGACGGCAACTCACTTCCTGGAAATGAATTCTGGATTGGGAAACTAGCTAGTACTGGCGATGGTGCAGCAGCCTGCTCCACAGGCGTAACTGAGTTACACAACACGCACATCAACGCCAATGTTTGTGGGAACAACTTGCATGTTGCTGGACCCTGGGGAGTGATGCACGTTGGCGAGTATTGCAGCCGTGCCCTCAGCCGCATGCACTAA